CGAGAAATACCCGCACTCAAGACCGAACTTTGCTGTCACCTGAGCCGCTAACTTCTTGGTCATCTCTTCCCGCTGAGCCAAACTCCGACTATCCGAGAACGCGTGCGGAAACATCAAGTACTTGCCGTCCCTGTTCACCTCCGCGTGCTCGGTATTCAGGAGCGCTCGTGTTAACGGGCGGTCGTTGTCCACGAGCCAGAGCCAGCAGCCCCCGAATTCCCCAAATTCTGGCTTGCCAGATTCCGCCTCAATCGCACGAGCCATCTCGTTGACCTGTTCCGAGAGGCTCTCGTCACGGTCAGGATCGGGCGTGAGGTATGTGCTCAGGTCGATTGCCGCTGCCGCTATCGCGGCTTCTTCCTGGTCGGGGTCGCGGATCTCCGCTGGAGAGGCAATGTCGTTCGCGACAAGGATGTAGTCGAACGCGTCCGGACTGATGACCTTTCTGTCGACGAGCGAGAGCACGTCGTGGAGCACCAGCCGGGCCTCATCTTTGGTGTTCACGATCACGCCCAATCCGCGAAGTCCGAACTCATAGAACTCCAGGCCTGGGATGTCGGTGACCTCGGAAACGACTCCGTACGTCGCGATCTCCTTGTCGAATTCCTCAAGGCTCTCCGTGTACGGCCACCGCCACTCGCGTTCGTGCGTCCAGTCCACACGGTATCGGCCAGTCGGGTAATACGAGACGTGGCGGTACTGTTCC
This region of Gemmata massiliana genomic DNA includes:
- a CDS encoding DUF4427 domain-containing protein; translation: MQNNRRFDLSGRLIHFFRKLDLDDGSAPHVPEHWGQHNITEHTVYSALFLMRCAIRHGRLWATWSLRGGSRTIYGPHPAVCFTDMPTAAFLEASSDRLKAGQKISTFALTFPKSQMFDLGARPVIYGLSGPPVNVPTDKSGGPRIIPPDRLPLQEQYRHVSYYPTGRYRVDWTHEREWRWPYTESLEEFDKEIATYGVVSEVTDIPGLEFYEFGLRGLGVIVNTKDEARLVLHDVLSLVDRKVISPDAFDYILVANDIASPAEIRDPDQEEAAIAAAAIDLSTYLTPDPDRDESLSEQVNEMARAIEAESGKPEFGEFGGCWLWLVDNDRPLTRALLNTEHAEVNRDGKYLMFPHAFSDSRSLAQREEMTKKLAAQVTAKFGLECGYFSVLLFDNPNGVPSYNTDFLDYRMIYNFWSDGL